TTGTAGTCCAAATTGAGGAACGAATGGGCACGATGCACAGTAGGACTACATAACTGGACTCAGAACATGGAGGAAAGCTGTTATGAGCTAGTAAACCACATTATAAGCCCCTAGAAACTCCTAACCCTTTAACACAACATCTAAAAGGGAGGAAATCCAGCCACACAGCTACTCTAAACCCCGGCGCTATCATTCAGTTATACGGCCATATTGTACACCGAGTTTGCCTTTTGGAGCACAAGTGATAAATTGTGCATCCATTCACAGGCCTTTTGAGTGACATAGCCACTGTGTGGCTCAGGGACTGACTCTCCTACTGGCTCTGGAAGcggctattttatttttttctctctccattccaGCCCTGGGTCCATGGTGACACGCCGGCTCATTGTTTCCCCCGCTGCCTACTCCACATTCTCATGGACAACAGTGAGATCACCGCTCAGCTCGCTCGCTCTTGCTCTGTCTTTTGTCTGCCGGGCGGAGAAAAAACGTCCTGAAAAACAGACGGTGGCACAACACGTGACGTCGGACGTGGTTTGGCTAACGCAGGTCGGAGCCAAGTTAGGAGATCGACTTGTTTTTTGTTGGGAAGTATTTTCCGGGGGAAACGTTGTACAGTGTGCAACACTGTACGCGTTACATTGGTTACgtaacaaatgaacaaataacATTGCTTTTTCCTGTTAGGGTGCTGCACTTCTAGCTGTCCCATGGAAGGAGGCATTCATCTTCTGGGCTCCTTCTCAAGGTCCCTCTGGTGGTTTGAGGTGCTTCTTCTGGCCCTTTAGAGGCAATCAGGGTTAGGGGGTCTCAATTAACGTGGGCCTGTGACTGTAAACGTTAATAAGTACTGTACAAACTAATCTGACCTGAAGTGATCTTGTATTGCACCATCTGGCAAAACAATCGAAGGCAATGATGAATCCTACGTGACGGCCTGTGGCAGCCATTACAAGTCATCCAACACAAGTGAAGCAACCACAGTGTTCGTAGCGGGCAGAGGAGGGTACAATCCTCCCTCTGTCCTTGGGCCCAGGCCCAGATGGTAGGCTGTACTTCTTATGGCTCCAAGACATAGAAGTGCAATCATCTGTTTGCTCCACGCagcttaattattattttatcagtTGAATCAATCCCATTGATTGCCTTTAATAGAGGTGTGGCTATAAAAtattttgaatgtgtttttcgACTTTCAAACTGAAATTGTAATTATATGGGTGCTTTAAAACAATAAACCATTGTATGGCTTGTAGTCAAGGACAGGGCTGTCACAGGTTAATGGTTGACAGAAGTCATGTGACTTGAGCATGAATGAAGGAGGCTATGGCACAACAGTGTTTTGActcaaaaaataagaaaagttTATAAGAATGTAAGCACCACAACATCTTTAAGAATGCCAGTGATCTATAATCCATGTTTTAATAGGAAAGAGGATACATCATTAAATATCTATGAAAAAGTTATTCAGTGACTGCAAAACTTTCGTAGAGCAATGTGTCTACAAGTCTACTCAAACTTTTACTCGAACGGCATAGTGACACAAGTTGAGGGGTAGAACGCATGGGAAATTTACGATGCACGTAGAATATAGCAGGTGTGGACAGCACTGCTGGCAGTAAATGTGGTCAAACTTCACAACTTGACAGAAGTGCCCACTATAAAAGCAGGGGCAAGGTAGACTGTCCTACACACTCTCACTGGATGTTATATAATCTTCGAGGGGTGAAGTGAATACATTGTTACACCTTCTTTATTAACACCACTATACTTCTCACATCCTGATTAAACAATTCAGACCGGTGGCGGAACTATTTAATAGGAAAGATCTAGACTATTAAGATCATGTAACACATATGTCCTCCTTACACATTACTTTTAGTGGACAACTTTATCGTCTCATAAAACAACAACTATTTATAAACCGCAGGGCACAGATAAATGCTACTAAGGAAAATGGTGGGTGTTAAAAACGCCAGCATGAATACCAGGCTGTTGGTTTTGTTTACTGTCTCACAGCGGTGTCCCATCATGTCATCATTTTAGCTTGCCAATATCCCAAGCTTGAATAATCAACACGCCCAACAAACGCTGCCCCATGCAAGCAATGTGTTGTACCAACTATGACAACCTGAGTATTTCTTCAATCTtaatagtttgttttctttatgtATTTCGATTTGATTACCGATATTCCGATTTAATTTCTTCAGGAACTTGATAGCAGACTGCTACAGAAACTAACAGTGTATCTATGAGAAAGAAGATGCGAAAGAAATGTTCATCTTTGTATGCAAACGAGAAAGTATCCTCTTCTGGACTCGGATTATGGGGTGATCGGGCTAATAAGGCCGGTGCCCATCAAGCAGTTCATTCCATACACAAACGGCCGACATATCGCTGAGTTCATATTCGATGACGAGGACCCCCCTGTTGAACCGCCTTCCCATACATTTCGCTGAACATAGGCCTTCCCCACCAGCCTTACGTGGTACTTCAAATGTAACCATAAAAGTTGCAATCGCACCTCTATACGTCATAGGTGTACTTCTATACATAACAACAAAGCACGACTTTGTGTTTGTAGCGCGGCGGACATTAGCAGTGCTGCTAACCCTGACCGAGCTAGGCTGTGGTCAGCCCATAGAGTCCGGGGCACCGGGGCTGGATGTTCGGGGCGCTCACCTCTATCTTGTCAACACTCCTGGCGCAGCCGACCACCCGCATGCCGTGCTGGACCAGCGCCCGCGCAACAGCCGCTCCGATCCCCACCGAGGCTCCCGTCACCAGAGCCACTCTGCCTTTCCAGCGGTCCATCTCTATGGCTCTTTTTGCTTCACTTTTCCTATGGTGTAAAAGGTCGCAACAAACGCTCCTTCGCTATATATGCTTTACCCGAATTTTCACAATTGAGGTTCAATAGTATGAAAGACTGTGGGCAAGATGTTGGTAGTCTTCTCAGTTTCACTCCCTGATCCTTGCAGCATCCAAGGCGGGCGGAAAAAAAATCACAGTACGGAAGCCGCAATCCATGCGCCTAGGATGAAATATTAAATGGCAACCATTGGGTTGCAAAGTGTTTAGATAAAAAACACCGCCCACTTTACTTTTCAACCGTGCTCCAGGTGACTGGTGCATCTGTTATGTATCGCCACCTAACGGATGAACGTCAACCATGACAACGATACGTTATGAAGGAGGGCCGATGTTTTATCGAGGATAACCCGACACTTGTATGAGTAGTGGTCACATTCATCAGTCGGATTTCCAGACTAGCATTCCGCTAGTAGGCTACTCCTGGCAATCAAATCGCTAAGTCACTAACTCAATTATTTCCAACATTTCGACTGTGTTGACAGTAGTATATATTAGCATTTTCTGTCTTTAAGACAATTTGAAAGGGAAAGGAAAACATCGAAATGCATATTAATAAATAtcctttattacatttttcaacATTGCACTATGGACATTACACCCAAATTGTTATTAGAAATGGATGTTCATTATCTGTAAAATCTATATTTAGAATTTCTGTACACATTCATCAGTACAACCTTTGCCACTACACTGAAGTGTCACAGAAGTGAAACAAACGATAATAAACAGAACTATTCCTAGTGTCACAGTTACAAGCTCCAACCAATATCTACTGCTCTCCTTAGCGCCAACGTGCATGAAACCAATAACATACGGCTAGATTTGGTCAAGAATAACGAGATGGAACAACAAGACAAGGAGGAAGAAACTGTGAAAATCACATTCATGAAGATGAAGGCCAGAACTGAAGAAGAAACATTAATTTAAcctaagaaaaaaataataatcggtGAACCAGACCAAAGTCTGGTTCCCCCCCATCGTGAAAAGGTGGTTCAGTGGTCACACCACCCACCCTTTGCCCCCGTTGTAAGGTTTTCATAAGTGCTGCTACTTTGAGATGCTAGTGGCGGGCTAGCCGCTCTCCGCGCGGAGGGGTTTGCTGCGCTGGGTGGCGCGGCAGTAGTTGGTGAAGGTGTCCCTCAGGTGTTGGCGGTAGCGGTCACGCTGGCTGTAGAAGGACTTATTGCTCTCCACGAAGGCCCGGATCTCCTCCGGCGTCAGGCAGTTGTCTTCGTCCAAGCAGCGGTCGGCGTCGCCCTGTTTCGAAGGGGCGCGAAACCCAGTTTAAATGTACAgtacatttaattaattaattaattaattaattaattaattaattaattaattaatgaagaaACGTTCAGCCGAAGCTGGTTAGATGGAATCACATGTATTATGCACGGCAGTTGCTTGACACTTTAATCAGAAGCGTATTGTATGTTGCATTTAGTTACAGTACATTCATTGTTGTATTCAGGGAATGgtttaacctagcgattgttagtgcttggcacttgtttctatggacgtccttactgtaccgacagcgatatatattgtttcacttcttatgaaaaatgtacttattttatcGTCTGCTAAGTTAGTTAATTCTGGTTCATAAGACAATGATATAAGTGAAGAAGGGATACCCAAACGACACGATGAACACGTGTACAAGCCGACGGTGTTTCCCATGTTGCTTGCGACACTCACCAGGAGTTCCACAAGGCTTTTTGTGCTGTTGTCTGGTTGGCCGCACAGTGCCGGAAGTGCAATACTGGCAAAACCGCCCCCCGGCGCGGGGGGGCGTGTTTCTTTGGTTTGGCAATTCTGGGACGTGGTCACGCCACcttttcctgttttgttttcgTCTGCGGAACAATCTTTGGCTTTTTGTCCCTGTGAATAGATTGATATTTAAGtatatgtgtacacacacacacacacacacacacacacacacacacacacacacacgctaaattatttttcatttgagTCAGTGGTGTCAACTGGTTCTCGCTATTCACACTGTACCACCTTATCACTCGCATACAAATTAAAGATATAGGAATTTAACACATTACATACTATGTAACACAACGTGGTAAAACAAGGTTTCACTTTTACTATGAAACGTTGGCGACCCCTAGTGGGGGAAACAGGCCAAGCCTGGTCAACGTTGGACTTCCATCTCCTCACCTGATCGTTGCATAGACTCTTGCCCTTtcgctttttctttttattcttgcACTTGGCGTCGTCTTCCGCGTTCGCCCAGCACTCCACACAGCTGTCCgccgcttcctcctcctccacctccttggcTTCGGAACACAGGTGGTGGTTGTCGAGGCCATTTGGGAAGTCTCCTTCACAGGGAGTCAAGCACTCCGTTAGATTTACATTGACTCGTTTTAAGAATCgtcaaaagaaaaagaaaaaaatggggACTTTGTGTTATTTAGGGCACGCGTGAACTCTGACCCCTGCGCTGACCTGCGTCGTCGTGGTTGAAGACCTCTGTGCAGGCCACGTCCGAGCCCCCCCGGGACCCCGTCTCGCTGCCCTCCATGCTGGAGGAGTAGCCGCAGTCGCTGGCGTTGCTGTGGGGAGACAGGCCTGTGGGGCACCGGGAACACACCACCGAGACCTCAATGCCACCGCCAGGGTTCACCTCACACGCGTTGAGAAAGGGCCGTTGTGACAATTTGTCGTCGTACTGGTTGAACTTGAAAAAGGCAAACTAGTGCACCCGCGGCGGCCTCACAAGAGGGCTTTGTCTGTCTGAGTGTTGTACGGGAGAGGACTTAAACGGGCGGCAGTAGCTCTGGAGAGCGCGGTTGGCTGGTTGCCCCAAGGTTGCcctaaggttgctagttcaatgaccggctcgagtgtcgaggtgtccctgagagaGGCACCTAAGCCCGagctgctcccgacgagctggctgtagccttgcatggctgacaccgccggcggtgtgtgaatgtgtgcatgaatgggtgatggttaggcaatattgtaaatcgctttggataaaagcgctatataaatgcagtccatttaccatttaaaaaCATCCCCCCGGGCCGACAAAAGGGACAGCTGAAGGATGGTACGTCAAGATCGGGGCCGGCTTTTCTAAGTCGTTTCAATCTCCCGTTAAGACTTCATTGAATCTCACCTCACCTCGCCTCATCTTCACCTGCACTCCCAGCTGTTATTATTTAGAGCCTAAATGTGACCTCAGCACTGCCCCCTCAGCTCGGTACCTTTGTTGGTTTGAGGCGAGTCCAGGGTTCTGCTCTCCGGACAGGTGCACGCGTCGCTCCCGCTGCCGACGATGACCTCCGCGGCAACCGTCTCTTCCTCatcgtcgtcctcctcttcctcatccggGCTACCACACGCCTTGCAGCTGACGTCCACAGACTCCAGCGAGCACTAAGCCAGTTCGGaggacaaaaccaaaaaaggttGGGCGCGGGTTCAGCATCTCGCCCAACAAGGCCTAGGCCAGAGAcactggggatcaaacccagaacctcatTGCTGGAAGTTATACTCCCTAACCACGATGAATGGTTTGAATGTCCTCTTCGGGTATGTGACAGCCTAGGAGAAGAAGAGCACATGTGTGTGGGGTACGTGGATGTCGAAGTGGCCCCGGCATGGACGTACCTCGTCCAGACTCTTCTCCTTGTCCGCGGGCACGTCGAAGCCACACTTGTTCTTGCGTCGGTTCTTGCGCTtctgcctcttcttctcctgcttCAGCTCCttggctctctcctcctcggaGAGCTCTTCCACAAACTGCTCCAGTCGGCTGATGCCTTGCATCTTCTCCACGGCCATCTGGAGGAGAAAAGAGACAGCGAGAGTCAAGTCAGAGAGCgtaagagagacggagagagagcaagagcgaccGAGCGAGGAGACGATACTAATCCGTTCAACCCCACCGCATTCTGGaaagaaataaaactaaaatgtgGCCAGCCATTTCCCGCCAAGAGAGACGGAAGGGAATTTCAAGCACCTCAAAATTCCTCCGCAGCGCGTCCACCCCCAGGTAGAAGAGCATCTGCCAGGTCTGCTCCTCGGCCCGGAGCTTCTGCCAGATCCGGTGGAGGCGCTCGTAGAGGTGGATCCCCAGGCAGGTGAGCACCTCCTCCTGGGCCACGTCCATGGTCTTGGCgtgcctctctctccgtctagccgaaagaaaaataaaacaaagccaGCATGCGTGTGAGCGCTCAATAGAAACGAGAATCTATTCAAAGTGGATCTCGCCAGGGCGGAACCGCGGCTTTTAAACAAAAAGGTCCCACGAcgtgccaccaggtgtgagtgtgattagccgtcacaagccgttttgaaaaccttgtgacatcacaagtgggcgtgtccacctagatgtgtgacggataggagagcaacgtttgctacagacCACCGGGGTCGGCTGGTAGACTGAACCATCCAGCacaaatctaggtggacacgcccacttgggaTGTCGTAAGGGGCCGATTTGTTTgttgacgcgcacacacacacacacacacacacacacacacacacacacacacacacacacacacacacacacacacacacacacacacacacacacacacacacacacacacacacacacacacacacacacgtggcgggCACGTCGTGGGACCTTTACACAGACGTTCCCCTTACTCGTAACCGCCCGAGAACTCGGGCTCGGCGCGGCCCAGCAGGTGGGCGATGAAGTCGGTCTCGCAGCAGACGTGGATGTGGCGCTCGTGGGGGCAGCAGCACAGGCCCTCGTACAGGGCGGCACAGTAGCCCTTCTCCTTGGTGCAGTCCAGCTCCCCCGCCAGGATGTTGTACGCCCGGAGCACCTTGTTCTTACAGTCGGTGCAGAACCTAGGGACGCAGGACACCATTTCACACATGCGATCCAATTCACTAAGAAAACAATACACGCCTTTATACATAGAATTGACTAATACAATATTCACCTTTATGCATAGTATCCAATTCACCAACATCACAATATACACCTTTACACATCGTATCCAAATCACCAATGAGCAAACACATGTCTGCACATCCCATCATACTGAAGAAAATGGGAGAACGGAGTTATCATGAGGCATGGCAACCACAATTAGAGTATCTGATCTGATCAATCATTCAGTAGACATTTCTACAATATTTTAACCATCACAGTTCTTTGGCAGCCTTGCACTTAAGGAAGCCAGCCCCCGACAGCAGCTTGTTAAGAGCGCAGGTCCAAACAAACCCTGATGTGAAGCAGCGTGGATGACAAAAGGTGTGGCAGTACATTACCTATGTTTGCGTAGATACGTCTCTAGTGTCTCAAGAAGGCAGGCACTGTCGATGAGGACCACCTCGTCCCTGCACCCCTGAGACATCCGCTCCCACACGTCCATCCAGCTTCCCCTGCGAGGGAAGAGACAGTGTTTACCACGCCGTCTTTAAAAAGCttgggaaccccccccccccccatgtttttGTCCCACTAATATACGTTGGTACTTCGACCATTCTGGCTCAATCACAACACTGTCCGAACTAATGTTGTGATGGTTAGTTAGAGGACTCTGAGAAGGCTGAATCTGTATTGGAGACCTTTGCTGCCTACCTGCCGGGGATCTGAAGCAGTCCATAGGAAAAACGAATCCTACAGCGGTCACCTGCGATGGCTCCCCCCTTGTCTGTCCCTAAACCTATCGCTATCTCTGTCGGCGTCGCCCCTTCATTGAACACCACAGAACACAATTCCAGACACAGCAGGGCACACTTTGGCTGCACTAGAGGTCAGACAATGTGGGAATCTAAATGCCTCTGCCTCTGCACAAAATACCCATCAACAGCGTACGGACGAGAGCAGAAACTGAAGTTGAAttgaaaaggagagagggagaaagagtaaGATGACTGTACTCACCCCAACGGTTTGGGCTTGTGGGTGTCTAAGGAGTGCAACTGACATCGTTTGTTCTTTTTGCTCTTGGGAATGGCGTTGATCATGTCGTTCAACTTTGACCTatcgaaaaagaaaaaacagaaaatcaGAACTGACACACGGACTCCGGTAAGTAGTAATCCCCAAGTAAGGTTAGGGCTTGATCTACAACTGACATCAACAAAAAAGATCAAGAGTTGTAATAGAGATTCCAATACCCACCATTCCAAAACCATTTAAAGAAATGGCACCGACAACACACCCCCGCCAGCCTGGGAATTACAATTCCAGAAAACCCTCACCCGTGGACGTAGAAAAGTGTGAAGAGCTTCTTGGCGTCGGCCAGGCAGGCCTTGGTGACGGAGAGCATGGCGGGGGTCTTCACAGTGAGGGGCTCCAGGGCCGGGTTCCCGGACTCCACCAGCTGGGAGAAGAGGCGCTCCACACTGCGACGGCAGCCAACGCAAGGCACCAGCTGGGCCAGGGTGCTGAACACCTCCCTGGACGTCACCATCATGGCCGTGTGCAGGTCCTGCTGCTTCAACTTGGAGTGGTACTGGAACACaagacacacaagacacactGTTTACTACCTGTCTCACGTCGTTTGGCACTTTGTGGAAAAAAAGGGTGGAatagatggaggggagggagttgGGACATCGTGTCTTTtaggtagactgcagacattaAGCATGGATACATGCCGGTGGACCAACTACTTCGTtaagaaatgaattcctattgaCTGGTAGGATAATATGAAGGCCAATCTGTCATCACAGTATCGTTTCTGTTGTACGAATACCAAGCCACCTGCAGCTGGATTCATCACAAAGACCTCTGCAGTGGTTCAAACGTCTACGGTATACGCGTCATGATTACAAAGGGTCCATGGCCCCGTCATGCCGCGGTTTTCCGTTCAACCTCTTAAGAACCGGTTTATGAACTCACCTCTGCAAACTGTATCCATCGGGTAGTATTAATGTACTGGCTGTCAAGGTCCATGACATCCTCAGGAAATTCCATCACCATctgccaaataaaacatgaaatgCTTGTTTGTTATCTAGCCATTTCCCTAAAGGTCCCCTTTCATAAAATCCTGTTTATAGAGAGGCTTGAGATTAGAAAGAGCCTCCAACTGATGCTACCTGCATAAATGATAGCATGATTATATTGAaaaacactttaaaaaaaacacttaattTGGTATACTGAAGAACTATGACAGCACATAAATCACTAGAATTTCTGTGAAAAGCTTTCTAACCACATGGGTATgacaaaaatgaataattagGAAAGAAAATTGAGATGCCTCTCTGCATTGCTTCTGCTAAACAACAGGCCACACCAAGTTATTTGTGCTACAATTGTGTGGTACTAGGAGAGTTGTTGACATTTTCATAGAAGGAACAGTATTGGTTGGTTTAATGAAATTACACGGAGATACGAGACAGATTACTATCTCTCAATTCTGAACGATAGTCTCTCTGCAAATATCAACTTGATTCAAGGTGTACCAATTGTTATAAATGCCCAACCCTGCAGTTCATACTTGTGTAAATATTAGTCATACTGAGAGGATTGTGTTAGCTGTGGTACACCATAATTTAATCCCTTCTATTGGTCATCCCTACACTGGGAAAATCCAATTGGAATGCTAATACCCCCACCAATGTGGGCCTAGTTCCCGGAGCTAATCATCGCACGAATCGTGGCTGGCTCGAGTTGACATGCATATCAGACACAAATAAAAGGCACATCTTACCGTGAGAGGTTCGTCAATGTACAGGGGAATCTGTCTTGCAAGAAACGGGAAGTCTTCCTCGCCTTCCCGGCAAATCGCCACTAGACGCGCCATGTTTTGTAGCTCTTCAAGTACAGCACAGCCTGTATGTTTCACACAGGGAACCACCACGTCAAGCTAATGCTAATTACACACAGGTCAATTTAAGTGAGCTACACAGTGCCTGTTCACATGGGCTCCGAAGTGTGATTGAACTTAAAAGAGAGACATGATGGTTTGCGTGACAGGGCGCATATTCCCCGTGGACGACATTCATTCAACTTTAATGTTCACTCGATCATTGACACAGTCGCGACTCGCGGCGCTAGATACAAGTTTGCCTTGACCCATTTAGCCTGCTAGCATCCAAGCTAGGGAAACACAATCTTAAAAACACTATTAGGCTGAGACGTGACCATATTTATGAAGAAACGCGTTAACCATACTACATTTCACAGGGATCAAGCCGATATTAGCTTTATCAACTAATAACCGATTCCTTAACTTACAAAAAAATTACCGACAGGATTTATTTCCCAACCACTTTCTGACGTTGACAGTTCTGCCACTGTGAGCCCCGTCGGATAACAAAGTTAACCAAGCATTGCTTTCTGTCTGGTTCATTAGCGACAATTAAACATCCAACTTATGTTACAGATACGAGATGATATAAAGTTAAATAGAGCTGATTGGCCGGGGAATGGCTAGCACCTCACCCTACTCGGTCTATATACGATCacagaaaaacatatttttcttaATCAAAATCAATACCCAAAGAATTGGTATCTGTGTGTATCGATAGTGGTTATTAATATCTCACTTACCCGGCTTCGAAGattccttttttttctaaacaaaaataaacaagttcGTTCGGGTGGTTACGGTGGAGGAATCTTCATCACTGTTTAACCTTTGCCCTCCGCACGTCACGTCGAGGCACGTAGAAGTTGTCACGTTATGATAGGAAAGTTAACGATAGGAATCCGGATGGGCGCTAGGGGGAGCCTGTGGGAATGTGATGTTCGTGACATACTGTGTAGAACTCTCACACGCAGAAGTAGAAATAAACCAATGTAAAGATTTATGAGCAAAACCGGGACAAATCGGTTGAATATTTGCTATTTGTAATGCATTAATTGTGGTTTATAATAATCTGAAAAATTATGAAATAAAATTGATACAATTATCTAATGATGGGTTTATGTGTTAGTGCAGAATACAGTGAAGTGAATCTTATTCACAATTTAAAGGTTTTTGCAATGACATTTCCCATTACCACTGGAAAGATTGACATTTTACAGTGAGCATAGTAGCCTATACAGTTATAGTCAAATATAAtttcattttaaataaagacTTTATTTACTGTTCATTCAACACAATGCATAATCCCAATAGATATCCATGTACATCATGCTATAAAGGCTaaccaacatttaaaaaaatattaatttacagaatGAAAACTGATTATCCAGTGCAAATCCAGTTACAATAGGTTGTAAGTGTAGCTTTGATGAATATGCTACATTTGGCCCTtgatatccctctctctctctcacacacacacacacacacacacacacacacacacacacacacacacacacacacacacacacacacacacacacacacacacacacacacacacacacacacacacacacacacacacacacacacgcacacacgcacgctttgttacaccatttgcaaaaaaaacatgtataaTAACATATATAGTGTTGAAGCCCCAGCCACATATTTTGGTTCAGCAAAGTGGAAAATAAGTTACCAAAGGAAAATCACCAGAATTTTAcagttattttaaacaaatgtAGAATATGTACAGCACCACAATTAATAAACATGTAGGCCAGCAAGACAGACACCGAGACATAATCACTGGTGCTAAACGTGTCCACCAAAATGTTAGTCAAGCCGGTCGTTACATTCGCGatcaagaaaaacaacaactgattCCGGTTTATCGCCTGATAGAGACAAAATCTATCCATACTCCTCCTTTTTCCCTCTGCGACTGAATCTTTGTCCTTTTCGTGAGGGTTCCATGCCGACGGCACCAGGTAACAGTGTGATTTCCTCTGAAGCATTAGTAATGCCATATCGCCCAAGGCCAGGCACGCAAGGAAGAACGTACACTGAGCCACAATCCAGAGGCAGAAAGACAAGTTTGCCAACCGCCGGGACACTGGCTCAACGGTCGCCTGGCAGAGGAACAAACCGCCATACAGCACACCACTTCCCCACAGGAAGTTAAAAATCACTCTGAAATAATCCCTCACCAAGGTCCTTGGCTTCATGAGATAGAGGCCGACTTGAACTCCCGCCATGTATATCGCGATGTAGCCCGGGACGGAAAACAGGCCCTCTTTGTTGGCGTGCACAAAGTCGACGGTCCTGTCATTGTTGTGGAGCAGAAAGGATTTCAGACCTGTTGTCTCGAGAGCCGACTGGTAGAGACCACCCAGCAGGACGGCAAAGATCCAAGAGTGACCGACTGGAAAGAGAGCCAAGAGCAAGGACGCCACGACTCGAACTATGGCTAGGGTGAAGAAGAAATTCCAATGAACCCCATACTCTGTCACATGCTCATGATATCCGGTCATTTTGACACTGGCTAGTCTTATCAAACCGAGGCCTAGTAGGGGCCAAACAGTCATCAACTGCTTGGCGATGTGATTCATCTTTGATCCAACTATGGTCCTACCCCGGGCCTCTGGAGAAACAAGGGCATTCGCAAAGACGTATGCCCCTACGCCAAAGT
The Gadus morhua chromosome 7, gadMor3.0, whole genome shotgun sequence DNA segment above includes these coding regions:
- the ggnbp2 gene encoding gametogenetin-binding protein 2 isoform X2, which encodes MARLVAICREGEEDFPFLARQIPLYIDEPLTMVMEFPEDVMDLDSQYINTTRWIQFAEYHSKLKQQDLHTAMMVTSREVFSTLAQLVPCVGCRRSVERLFSQLVESGNPALEPLTVKTPAMLSVTKACLADAKKLFTLFYVHGSKLNDMINAIPKSKKNKRCQLHSLDTHKPKPLGGSWMDVWERMSQGCRDEVVLIDSACLLETLETYLRKHRFCTDCKNKVLRAYNILAGELDCTKEKGYCAALYEGLCCCPHERHIHVCCETDFIAHLLGRAEPEFSGGYERRERHAKTMDVAQEEVLTCLGIHLYERLHRIWQKLRAEEQTWQMLFYLGVDALRRNFEMAVEKMQGISRLEQFVEELSEEERAKELKQEKKRQKRKNRRKNKCGFDVPADKEKSLDECSLESVDVSCKACGSPDEEEEDDDEEETVAAEVIVGSGSDACTCPESRTLDSPQTNKGLSPHSNASDCGYSSSMEGSETGSRGGSDVACTEVFNHDDAGQRRDFPNGLDNHHLCSEAKEVEEEEAADSCVECWANAEDDAKCKNKKKKRKGKSLCNDQGQKAKDCSADENKTGKGGVTTSQNCQTKETRPPAPGGGFASIALPALCGQPDNSTKSLVELLGDADRCLDEDNCLTPEEIRAFVESNKSFYSQRDRYRQHLRDTFTNYCRATQRSKPLRAESG
- the ggnbp2 gene encoding gametogenetin-binding protein 2 isoform X4, which codes for MARLVAICREGEEDFPFLARQIPLYIDEPLTMVMEFPEDVMDLDSQYINTTRWIQFAEYHSKLKQQDLHTAMMVTSREVFSTLAQLVPCVGCRRSVERLFSQLVESGNPALEPLTVKTPAMLSVTKACLADAKKLFTLFYVHGSKLNDMINAIPKSKKNKRCQLHSLDTHKPKPLGGSWMDVWERMSQGCRDEVVLIDSACLLETLETYLRKHRFCTDCKNKVLRAYNILAGELDCTKEKGYCAALYEGLCCCPHERHIHVCCETDFIAHLLGRAEPEFSGGYERRERHAKTMDVAQEEVLTCLGIHLYERLHRIWQKLRAEEQTWQMLFYLGVDALRRNFEMAVEKMQGISRLEQFVEELSEEERAKELKQEKKRQKRKNRRKNKCGFDVPADKEKSLDECSLESVDVSCKACGSPDEEEEDDDEEETVAAEVIVGSGSDACTCPESRTLDSPQTNKGLSPHSNASDCGYSSSMEGSETGSRGGSDVACTEVFNHDDADFPNGLDNHHLCSEAKEVEEEEAADSCVECWANAEDDAKCKNKKKKRKGKSLCNDQGQKAKDCSADENKTGKGGVTTSQNCQTKETRPPAPGGGFASIALPALCGQPDNSTKSLVELLGDADRCLDEDNCLTPEEIRAFVESNKSFYSQRDRYRQHLRDTFTNYCRATQRSKPLRAESG
- the ggnbp2 gene encoding gametogenetin-binding protein 2 isoform X3, whose translation is MARLVAICREGEEDFPFLARQIPLYIDEPLTMVMEFPEDVMDLDSQYINTTRWIQFAEYHSKLKQQDLHTAMMVTSREVFSTLAQLVPCVGCRRSVERLFSQLVESGNPALEPLTVKTPAMLSVTKACLADAKKLFTLFYVHGSKLNDMINAIPKSKKNKRCQLHSLDTHKPKPLGGSWMDVWERMSQGCRDEVVLIDSACLLETLETYLRKHRFCTDCKNKVLRAYNILAGELDCTKEKGYCAALYEGLCCCPHERHIHVCCETDFIAHLLGRAEPEFSGGYERRERHAKTMDVAQEEVLTCLGIHLYERLHRIWQKLRAEEQTWQMLFYLGVDALRRNFEMAVEKMQGISRLEQFVEELSEEERAKELKQEKKRQKRKNRRKNKCGFDVPADKEKSLDECSLESVDVSCKACGSPDEEEEDDDEEETVAAEVIVGSGSDACTCPESRTLDSPQTNKGLSPHSNASDCGYSSSMEGSETGSRGGSDVACTEVFNHDDAGDFPNGLDNHHLCSEAKEVEEEEAADSCVECWANAEDDAKCKNKKKKRKGKSLCNDQGQKAKDCSADENKTGKGGVTTSQNCQTKETRPPAPGGGFASIALPALCGQPDNSTKSLVELLGDADRCLDEDNCLTPEEIRAFVESNKSFYSQRDRYRQHLRDTFTNYCRATQRSKPLRAESG